Proteins from one Thioflavicoccus mobilis 8321 genomic window:
- a CDS encoding tyrosine-protein phosphatase codes for MLDLHCHMLPAIDDGAQDLDTALEMARTAVADGINLVACTPHIYPGLYENRAGDILAAVDTFRERLQEAGISLEITFGADIQLIPELLYNLDCRSFPTLHGSRYFLFEPPHHVAPLHFSELLFDVLSGGYVPIITHPERLTWLDDDHYHWFVDAVRCGAWLQLTSGSVVGRFGRGPRYWAERMLDDGIVHILATDAHDTEHRPPFLAEGRDAAAAWVGSEEAQRLVVGRPQLVVDDQSTDTLPLPPGLTGQASCSAMGLQTHKGWLRRLLGRGG; via the coding sequence ATGTTGGATCTCCATTGCCACATGCTGCCCGCTATCGATGATGGCGCTCAGGATCTCGATACGGCCCTGGAGATGGCCCGTACAGCGGTGGCTGATGGGATCAACCTGGTGGCCTGTACACCACACATCTATCCTGGACTCTACGAAAATCGCGCAGGCGATATCCTGGCTGCGGTCGATACCTTTCGCGAACGGCTCCAGGAGGCCGGCATTTCACTTGAAATTACCTTTGGTGCTGATATCCAGCTGATCCCTGAGCTGCTCTATAACCTCGACTGCCGTTCATTTCCGACGTTGCATGGTTCCAGGTATTTCTTGTTCGAGCCGCCTCACCATGTCGCACCGCTGCACTTTTCCGAGTTGCTTTTCGATGTCTTGTCGGGCGGCTACGTCCCGATTATTACGCACCCGGAACGGCTCACCTGGTTGGATGATGATCATTACCATTGGTTTGTCGACGCCGTTCGGTGTGGGGCCTGGCTGCAGCTGACGTCCGGTTCGGTCGTTGGGCGATTCGGACGTGGGCCGCGCTATTGGGCCGAGCGCATGCTCGATGACGGGATCGTTCACATTCTGGCTACGGACGCCCACGATACCGAGCATCGCCCACCGTTCCTTGCGGAGGGGCGTGATGCGGCTGCTGCGTGGGTCGGTTCCGAGGAGGCGCAGCGGCTGGTCGTTGGTCGGCCGCAGCTGGTTGTCGATGACCAATCAACCGACACGTTGCCGCTGCCGCCAGGATTGACCGGTCAGGCCAGCTGTTCGGCGATGGGGTTGCAGACGCACAAGGGGTGGTTGAGGCGGCTATTGGGTAGGGGCGGCTGA